The following are encoded together in the Xanthomonas sacchari genome:
- a CDS encoding helix-turn-helix domain-containing protein produces MPTRHVLVTATQLGATLQAARKAQGLTQAALAGRLGLSQSRVSHLELNAHALSVEQLLAWCAALGLELTIGTRGDPVAASAQAEW; encoded by the coding sequence ATGCCGACACGCCACGTTCTGGTCACCGCGACGCAGCTTGGCGCGACGCTGCAGGCCGCACGCAAGGCCCAGGGACTGACCCAGGCTGCACTGGCCGGCCGGCTTGGCCTGAGCCAGTCGCGGGTGTCCCATCTGGAACTGAACGCCCACGCGTTGAGCGTCGAACAACTCTTGGCCTGGTGCGCGGCACTGGGGTTGGAGCTGACCATCGGCACCCGCGGCGATCCCGTCGCCGCCAGCGCGCAAGCGGAGTGGTGA
- a CDS encoding type II toxin-antitoxin system HipA family toxin, translating into MGRRSHSRSLSIWTNGVRVARWTLPARGEMELHYDADWVGADIGRPLSLSLPFNLQNQPLKGEKVFNYFDNLLPDSDAIRRRVAQRFMVPSTDPFDLLSAIGRDCVGAVQVLGEDEVPQDVERIDGVPLSEEDIERHLIETVSPHAFASHRDADADFRISLAGAQEKTAFLWWEGQWYAPRGATPTSHIFKLPMGLVGGRRADFSSSVDNEWLCLRLLKAYGLNVADARIARFGQQRVLVVERFDRRLAPNGQWLMRLPQEDFCQVEGCSPLRKYENEGGPGLKALFGTLRQSVDAEADMKTVLAAQVLFWLLRAPDGHAKNFSLQLLPRGRFRLTRLYDVMSAYPVLGDGPHQWSPYDITLAMALLGKNKHYAMHSIQRRHFSSTAQRVGYASTAELLIEEILARTPAAIAEVRADLPQDISPRVVDAILGGLEQAALVLEGMPAS; encoded by the coding sequence ATGGGGCGTCGATCGCACAGCCGCAGCCTCTCTATCTGGACCAATGGTGTGCGCGTGGCGCGCTGGACGCTGCCTGCGCGCGGGGAGATGGAACTGCACTACGACGCGGACTGGGTTGGCGCCGACATCGGCCGGCCGCTGTCGCTGTCGCTTCCGTTCAACCTGCAGAACCAACCGCTCAAGGGCGAGAAGGTCTTCAACTACTTCGACAACCTGCTGCCGGACAGCGATGCGATCCGCCGGCGCGTGGCGCAGCGCTTCATGGTGCCATCCACCGATCCGTTCGATCTGCTGAGCGCGATCGGGCGCGACTGCGTGGGGGCGGTGCAGGTCCTGGGCGAGGACGAGGTGCCGCAGGATGTCGAACGTATTGACGGCGTCCCGCTGTCCGAAGAGGACATCGAACGGCACCTGATCGAAACCGTCTCGCCGCATGCCTTCGCCTCACACCGCGACGCGGATGCGGACTTCCGCATTTCCTTGGCTGGTGCGCAGGAGAAGACGGCCTTCCTGTGGTGGGAGGGGCAGTGGTACGCGCCGCGCGGCGCCACGCCGACCAGCCACATCTTCAAGCTGCCGATGGGCCTGGTGGGCGGGCGGCGGGCGGATTTCAGCAGCTCCGTCGACAACGAATGGCTGTGCCTGCGGCTGTTGAAGGCGTATGGCTTGAACGTGGCCGATGCGCGCATCGCCCGCTTCGGCCAGCAGCGGGTGCTGGTGGTGGAACGCTTCGACCGGCGCCTGGCGCCCAACGGGCAGTGGCTCATGCGCCTGCCGCAGGAAGACTTCTGCCAGGTCGAAGGCTGCTCGCCGCTGCGCAAGTACGAGAACGAAGGCGGTCCAGGGCTCAAGGCCTTGTTCGGCACGCTGCGCCAGTCGGTCGATGCCGAGGCCGACATGAAGACGGTGCTGGCGGCGCAGGTGCTGTTCTGGTTGCTGCGCGCGCCCGATGGTCATGCCAAGAATTTCAGTCTCCAGCTGCTGCCGCGTGGCCGCTTCCGGTTGACTCGGCTGTATGACGTGATGTCGGCCTATCCGGTATTGGGCGACGGCCCCCATCAATGGTCGCCCTACGACATCACATTGGCCATGGCCTTGCTCGGCAAGAACAAGCATTACGCGATGCACAGCATCCAGCGCCGACACTTCAGCAGTACGGCGCAGCGGGTCGGCTATGCGTCGACGGCCGAGCTGCTTATCGAGGAGATCCTGGCGCGCACGCCGGCCGCTATCGCCGAGGTGCGGGCGGACCTGCCGCAGGACATTTCGCCACGCGTTGTGGATGCGATCCTGGGTGGGCTCGAACAGGCGGCGCTCGTGCTTGAAGGGATGCCCGCTAGCTAA
- a CDS encoding type II toxin-antitoxin system HigB family toxin, translating into MKLIGRDKLKRETKDVDRWLRGWCSEVAHAHWRRPEDLTEQFPNARMRPGGDFLFPIGTSGYWLRLQVAFAQGVALILEMNNSDNLYDC; encoded by the coding sequence ATGAAGCTTATTGGCCGCGACAAGCTGAAACGGGAGACCAAAGATGTCGATCGCTGGCTCCGCGGCTGGTGCTCGGAGGTAGCTCACGCGCACTGGCGGCGGCCAGAAGACCTCACCGAACAGTTTCCGAACGCGCGAATGAGGCCCGGCGGCGACTTCCTCTTCCCGATCGGAACAAGCGGTTATTGGCTGCGGCTCCAAGTCGCTTTCGCACAGGGCGTAGCCCTGATCCTCGAGATGAATAACAGCGACAATCTCTATGACTGCTAA